Proteins co-encoded in one Yamadazyma tenuis chromosome 1, complete sequence genomic window:
- the QCR8 gene encoding ubiquinol--cytochrome-c reductase subunit 8 (BUSCO:EOG09265GSM; EggNog:ENOG503P5D2; COG:C) gives MAGPPAAKHYMGWWGAIGGPKQKYVNQYTVTPYATRPLKGNLHKAFFNTFRRVKNQALFVIIPFSIVWSIWAQARDYNEFLYTKAGKEELDRVNV, from the coding sequence ATGGCAGGTCCTCCAGCAGCTAAACATTACATGGGATGGTGGGGTGCTATCGGTGGCCCCAAACAAAAGTACGTCAACCAGTACACAGTAACCCCTTACGCTACCAGACCTTTGAAGGGTAACTTACACAAAgcatttttcaacaccttcagAAGAGTTAAAAACCAAGCTCTCTTCGTGATCATCCCATTTTCCATCGTCTGGAGCATCTGGGCCCAAGCCAGAGACTACAACGAATTCTTGTACACCAAGGCCGGAaaggaagagttggataGAGTCAATGTTTAA
- the ERG20 gene encoding Farnesyl pyrophosphate synthetase (COG:H; EggNog:ENOG503NXTX; BUSCO:EOG092633US): protein MSSKEQFIKVFDELVVELRQILTDYKMPAEAIEWYERSLNYNTPGGKLNRGLSVVDTYCILTNQKVTDLDVETYKKVAVLGWCIELLQGFFLVSDDIMDQSKTRRGQPCWYLVEGIGNIAINDSFMLEGAIYVLLKKYFKKDSYYVDLLELFHDVTFQTELGQLLDLTTADEEVVDLDKFSLEKHSFIVIFKTAYYSFYLPVALAMFVAGISDEKDLKQAEDILVPLGEYFQIQDDYLDCFGTPEQIGKIGTDIKDNKCSWVVNQALKLVTPEQRQVLEENYGRKDDVKEAKCKQLFNDLGIEAIYQEYEESIVGELKGKIEAINESSGLKKQVFYTFLNKIYKRSK, encoded by the coding sequence ATGTCTTCTAAAGAACAATTCATTAAAGTGTTCGACGAGTTGGTGGTCGAGTTGAGACAGATCTTGACGGACTACAAGATGCCTGCCGAGGCTATCGAGTGGTATGAAAGGTCATTAAACTACAACACTCCCGGTGGAAAATTGAACAGAGGTTTATCAGTTGTTGATACTTACTGCATTTTAACCAACCAAAAGGTCACCGATTTGGACGTCGAAACCTATAAAAAGGTGGCGGTTTTGGGCTGGTGTATTGAGTTGTTACAaggtttttttttggtttctgACGATATCATGGATCAGTCTAAAACCAGAAGAGGCCAACCCTGCTGGTATTTGGTAGAAGGTATTGGTAACATCGCCATTAACGACTCCTTTATGTTGGAAGGTGCCATATAcgtgttgttgaagaagtacttcaagaaagacTCGTACTACGtggacttgttggagttgttcCATGATGTGACGTTCCAAACCGAGTTGGGCcagttgttggacttgacaACTGCCGACGAAgaggtggtggacttggacaagttcTCGTTGGAGAAGCATTCgttcatcgtcatcttcaagacCGCCTACTACTCATTCTATTTACCGGTGGCCTTGGCAATGTTTGTGGCAGGAATCTCCGATgagaaggacttgaagcAAGCAGAGGATATATTGGTGCCCTTGGGTGAATACTTCCAGATTCAAGATGACTACTTGGACTGTTTTGGAACCCCGGAGCAGATTGGTAAGATTGGTACCGATATCAAGGACAACAAGTGTTCTTGGGTGGTGAACCAAGcgttgaagttggttaCTCCTGAGCAGAGACAGGTTTTAGAAGAAAACTACGGCAGAAAAGATGATGTCAAGGAGGCCAAGTGCAAGCAATTGTTCAATGATTTGGGCATTGAAGCCATCTACCAGGAGTATGAAGAATCGATTGTGGGTGAATTAAAGGGCAAGATTGAGGCCATCAACGAGTCATCGGGCTTAAAAAAGCAGGTGTTTTAcaccttcttgaacaagatctACAAGCGTTCCAAATAG
- the ebp2 gene encoding rRNA-processing protein EBP2 (BUSCO:EOG09265GXF; COG:A; EggNog:ENOG503NU3U), which yields MGKRGTLKTQLDAHKLLESIDKSRSKPVKKVIVEAEEPEVPVPKVQKRDKKDKVKAKSKKEQDDYQSEALSKKEQRKLKKSKPVQEDDEEEEEGFLDAEAEEGSDEEDEELDINRLGESESDSELEEAEEEGAEEEEAEEEDAEEKDAEEEEDVPFSDVEVDSDADVVPYTKLTINNVAALKESLARVQLPWKKHSFVEHQSIVSEEKTEVGISDIYDDTERELAFYKQGLDATKQGRANLLKLKVAFSRPMDYFAEMVKSDEHMDKLKNKLLTEAANKKASEEAKRQRSLKKFGKQVQHETLQERAKQKRDTLEKVKSLKKRRANNELAGEDDFQIALEEATREESRGGDSKRHKPNGKRVAKNSKYGFGGKKAGSRKNDAKSSADISDFSSKKMKQKRPGKSKRTRR from the coding sequence ATGGGTAAAAGGGGGACATTAAAGACGCAATTAGATGCCCataagttgttggagtcCATAGATAAGTCCAGATCAAAGCCTGTTAAGAAGGTGATTGTGgaagcagaagaaccagagGTCCCAGTACCAAAAGTGCAGAAGCGGGACAAGAAAGACAAGGTGAAGGCCAAGTCGaagaaagaacaagatgACTACCAGAGTGAAGCCTTGTCAAAGAAAGAGCAAAGAAAGTTAAAGAAGCTGAAACCAGTGCAAGAAGACGAcgaggaagaggaggaaggTTTCCTCGATGCTGAAGCCGAAGAGGGTTCTGACgaggaagacgaagagttggacATCAACAGATTAGGTGAAAGCGAAAGTGACAGCGAACTCGAAGAAGCAGAGGAAGAAGGTgcagaggaagaagaagcagaggaagaagacgcAGAGGAAAAAGACgcagaggaagaagaagatgttcCGTTCTCAGACGTCGAAGTCGATTCAGATGCCGATGTGGTCCCCTacaccaagttgaccaTCAACAACGTCGCCGCATTGAAGGAGTCTCTTGCTCGTGTCCAGTTGCCCTGGAAAAAACACTCGTTTGTCGAACACCAGTCTATTGTCAGCGAAGAAAAGACTGAAGTTGGAATCAGCGATATTTATGACGATACCGAAAGAGAACTTGCATTCTACAAACAAGGATTGGACGCCACCAAACAAGGTAGAGCCaacttattgaagttgaaggttgCATTTTCCCGTCCCATGGACTACTTTGCTGAAATGGTCAAGAGTGATGAGCATATGGATAAGTTAAAGAACAAACTATTGACGGAAGCCGCCAATAAAAAAGCCAGTGAAGAAGCCAAGAGGCAGAgactgttgaagaagtttggtAAGCAAGTGCAACACGAAACCTTACAAGAAAGAGCCAAACAAAAGAGAGATACGTTGGAAAAGGTtaaatctttgaagaaaagaagagccAACAACGAGCTTGCAGGTGAAGACGATTTCCAAATCgctttggaagaagccACCAGAGAAGAGAGCAGAGGTGGGGATTCCAAGAGACACAAGCCCAATGGTAAAAGAGTGGccaagaactccaagtaTGGGTTTGGTGGAAAGAAGGCAGGCCTGAGAAAGAACGATGCCAAGTCTTCGGCAGATATCTCCgatttttcttcaaagaaaatgaagCAAAAGAGACCTGGAAAGAGCAAGAGAACCAGAAGATAG
- the KTR2 gene encoding mannosyltransferase (CAZy:GT15; EggNog:ENOG503NUKP; COG:G): protein MFIEDNTVPKIEDIKQLSIGLCAGPNDNITLITIVNQSVHLGDLSVEGKGSNRNWQTTVSIKDSATDDGLYYLQIMSYYGKNQFTLHFSQRFHLAGMTGKQTSLFHGSMDDPPPPQTTGSIGPTTSCMEDGSVDGQPVTSTYYYYVYTTLTGNGGTREALRHLSGLSGQDLTNIDILKKRAPKLSSNSYLSFPMGGRNRDQIGGENATIVMLVRNEELEGALSSMRSLEDRFNKDYQYPWVFLNDVPFTQEFKEQTTLMASGKTYYELIPEEDWEPPSFIDTIKLEENLKKSNKDVIYGGSRSYRNMCHFNSGFFFKQKRLLNYDWYFRVEPDVEYLCDFQHDPFKFLRENNKVYGFVTTIHEYENTIPTLWPTVEKFIEAYPDLIHPNNSLEFITSREVDLNYHVPMVNSSSEYNLCHFWSNFEIGSLNFWRSEAYSKFFEFLDQSGGFYYERWGDAPVHSIGLNLLADKNSIHHFDDIGYYHPPYMACPTSKDLISQKRCICKTSGHDGEVLTTPYDVQVFSCLSRWWRYGSGKKFLNEVDYIL from the exons ATGTTCATAGAAGATAATACCGTGCCCAAGATAGAGGACATCAAACAGTTGTCGATTGGCCTCTGCGCGGGTCCCAACGATAATATCACCCTTATCACAATTGTCAACCAAAGTGTTCATTTGGGAGACCTTTCGGTGGAAGGAAAGGGAAGTAATAGAAACTGGCAAACAACCGTGTCCATCAAAGACTCAGCGACCGATGATGGCCTTTACTACTTACAAATCATGTCTTACTATGGCAAGAACCAATTCACTCTTCATTTCAGTCAACGGTTTCATTTGGCGGGAATGACAGGAAAACAAACCAGTTTGTTCCATGGCTCTATGGATGacccaccacctccacaaACTACTGGCTCCATTGGACCCACGACCTCG TGTATGGAAGACGGCTCGGTGGACGGCCAGC CGGTAACGTCCACGTACTACTACTACGTATACACCACGCTCACTGGCAACGGTGGTACACGTGAGGCTCTTCGGCACTTGAGTGGGTTGAGCGGCCAGGACTTGACGAATATagatatcttgaagaagagagcACCCAAGctatcttcaaactcataCCTTAGTTTCCCAATGGGAGGCCGAAACAGAGACCAAATCGGCGGAGAAAATGCCACGATTGTTATGCTTGTGCGGAACGAAGAGCTCGAAGGAGCATTGAGTTCAATGAGGTCGTTGGAAGACAGATTCAACAAAGACTACCAGTACCCATGGGTGTTCTTAAATGACGTACCATTCACCCAGGAGTTCAAGGAACAAACAACCTTGATGGCCAGCGGGAAGACATACTACGAGCTCATTCCTGAAGAAGACTGGGAGCCCCCTTCGTTCATAGATACCATTAAGCTTGAAGAGAATCTCAAGAAGTCCAACAAAGATGTAATCTATGGTGGCAGCAGATCATACCGAAATATGTGTCACTTCAACTCgggcttcttcttcaaacaaaagagATTGCTCAACTATGACTGGTACTTTCGAGTAGAGCCTGACGTCGAGTACTTGTGTGACTTTCAACATGATCCCTTCAAATTTCTTCGTGAAAATAATAAGGTCTACGGTtttgtcaccaccattcACGAATATGAGAACACCATTCCGACTCTCTGGCCCACGGTGGAAAAGTTCATAGAGGCTTACCCTGATCTAATCCATCCCAATAACTCACTTGAGTTCATCACTAGCCGTGAGGTCGATCTTAACTATCATGTACCCATGGTTAATTCCTCATCCGAGTACAACTTGTGTCATTTCTGGTCGAACTTTGAGATTGGCAGTCTCAACTTCTGGAGGTCTGAGGCttactccaagttctttgagtttttggacCAATCTGGAGGGTTCTACTATGAAAGATGGGGAGATGCCCCTGTGCATTCGATCGGGTTAAACCTTTTGGCCGACAAAAACCTGATTCACCATTTCGATGATATCGGCTACTACCATCCTCCTTATATGGCGTGTCCTACCCTGAAGGACTTGATCAGTCAAAAGAGGTGTATTTGTAAAACTTCGGGACATGATGGAGAAGTGTTAACCACCCCGTACGACGTCCAGGTATTCAGTTGTTTGagtcggtggtggcggTATGGATCCGGGAAGAAATTTCTCAACGAGGTCGACTACATCCTTTGA
- the NDH51 gene encoding NADH dehydrogenase [ubiquinone] flavoprotein 1, mitochondrial (COG:C; EggNog:ENOG503NU1K) yields the protein MLRNLRIQPTANNGLRGLRRLATIADASVNPNRTHGGLKDQDRIFQNVYGKYGHDIKSAQKMGDWYKTKEIILKGDKWIIDEMKKSGLRGRGGAGFPSGLKWSFMNPPGWEKNAGPRYLVVNADEGEPGTCKDREIIRKDPHKLVEGCLLAGRGMNATAAYIYIRGEFYNEANVLQEAINEAYAAGFLGKDACGSGYPFDVYIHRGMGAYVCGEETALIESIEGKAGKPRLKPPFPAGVGLFGRPTTVANVETVAVAPTILRRGGDWFAGFGRERNAGTKLFCISGHVNEPCTVEEEMSIPLKELLEKHCGGVKGGWDNLLGVVPGGSSVPIMPIDVCENVLMDYDALRDVGSGLGTAAVIVMNKQTDIIRAIQRFSAFYKHESCGQCTPCREGTTWLNSMMDRFVIGQAKEREIDMIYELTKEIEGHTICALGDAAAWPVQGLIKSFRPVMVDRINQFNEKHPDVGYGGWVKSGKTLDGKVVDNPMPASHH from the coding sequence ATGCTTCGTAACTTGAGGATACAACCAACTGCAAACAACGGGTTGCGTGGGTTACGTCGCTTGGCCACTATCGCCGATGCATCGGTCAATCCCAACAGAACCCACGGAGGTTTAAAGGATCAGGATCGTATCTTCCAAAATGTTTATGGTAAATATGGACATGATATCAAATCCGCCCAAAAAATGGGAGATTGGtacaaaaccaaagaaatcatATTGAAGGGTGACAAGTGGATCATTGACGAGATGAAAAAGTCCGGATTaagaggaagaggtggTGCTGGATTTCCTTCTGGTCTCAAATGGTCGTTTATGAATCCTCCAGGATGGGAAAAGAATGCTGGTCCCAGGTATTTGGTAGTCAACGCTGATGAAGGTGAACCAGGTACTTGTAAAGACAGAGAAATCATTAGAAAAGACCCTcacaagttggtggaaggATGTTTATTGGCTGGTAGAGGAATGAATGCCACTGCTGCTTACATCTATATCAGAGGAGAGTTCTACAACGAAGCCAACGTCTTACAGGAAGCCATTAACGAGGCGTACGCAGCCGGATTTTTGGGTAAAGACGCTTGTGGCTCGGGCTACCCGTTTGATGTGTACATTCATCGTGGTATGGGAGCTTATGTATgtggtgaagaaactgCATTGATCGAGTCTATCGAAGGTAAGGCCGGAAAGCCAAGATTGAAGCCTCCATTCCCAGCCGGAGTAGGATTGTTTGGTAGACCCACCACCGTTGCCAACGTGGAAACTGTTGCCGTTGCCCCAACTATCTTGAGAAGAGGAGGAGACTGGTTTGCTGGATTTGGCCGTGAAAGAAACGCTGGTACCAAGTTGTTTTGTATTTCTGGTCATGTCAACGAGCCATGTAcggttgaagaagaaatgtCGATTCCTTTAaaagagttgttggaaaagCATTGTGGAGGTGTCAAAGGAGGTTGGGATAACTTACTCGGAGTGGTTCCTGGTGGTTCTTCTGTTCCAATCATGCCCATCGACGTGTGTGAAAATGTGTTGATGGACTATGATGCTTTGAGAGATGTGGGATCAGGTTTGGGTACGGCTGCCGTCATTGTGATGAACAAGCAAACTGATATCATCAGAGCCATTCAAAGATTCTCTGCCTTCTACAAGCACGAATCTTGTGGGCAATGTACTCCATGTCGTGAAGGTACTACCTGGTTGAACAGTATGATGGACAGATTTGTCATTGGAcaagccaaagaaagagaGATTGATATGATTTATGAATTAACCAAAGAGATCGAGGGTCATACCATTTGTGCCTTGGGAGATGCTGCTGCTTGGCCAGTTCAAgggttgatcaagtctttcAGACCGGTGATGGTTGACAGAATCAATCAGTTCAATGAGAAGCATCCCGACGTGGGATACGGTGGATGGGTCAAGTCCGGTAAGACGTTGGACGGGAAAGTGGTGGACAACCCCATGCCAGCTTCCCATCATTAA
- the GDT1 gene encoding GCR1-dependent translation factor 1 (EggNog:ENOG503NV4V; COG:S; BUSCO:EOG092646CB) encodes MQLKQWFAVVLVSMTTVVALVGDATPGASNQLEDTENPADIKFTNVDLDSGKAASNLGVRPLEDSDNDPTPGHAKLPLSSQPLAFELEEEAADEPREPYDSFIMSVSMIIVSEIGDKTFLIAALMAMKNSRAVVFAAAFSSLAIMTVLSGVVGHALPALISKRVTQFLASVLFIVFGLKLMREGLSMSKDIGVDEELAEVEEEIRAQNINSHMENAESGGVSTFTKSWYSKGVEQFNDLAAFLLSPVFIQVFVMTFLGEWGDRSQIATIALAAGSDYWYVIIGAIIGHGVCTFAACAGGKLLAKKISMRTVTLGGAIAFFVFSILYLYEAVYGFE; translated from the coding sequence ATGCAATTGAAACAGTGGTTCGCCGTCGTGCTTGTGTCGATGACTACCGTGGTTGCATTGGTCGGGGATGCTACTCCTGGAGCCTCCAACCAACTCGAGGATACAGAAAACCCCGCTGATATAAAGTTCACCAATGTTGATCTCGACAGTGGGAAAGCTGCCAGTAATTTAGGGGTCCGTCCACTTGAAGATTCTGACAATGATCCAACCCCCGGCCACGCCAAGTTGCCCTTGTCTTCACAACCGCTTGCTTTCGAGCTTGAAGAGGAGGCTGCCGACGAACCCAGAGAGCCATATGACTCGTTTATCATGTCTGTGTCGATGATTATTGTTTCTGAAATCGGTGACAAGACGTTTTTGATAGCAGCGTTGATGGCAATGAAGAATTCTCGTGCCGTGGTGTTTGCGGCTGCATTCTCTTCGTTGGCCATCATGACCGTGTTGTCGGGAGTGGTGGGCCACGCGTTACCagctttgatttcaaagcGGGTTACTCAGTTTTTGGCGTCAGTGTTGTTCATTGTATTTGGtctcaagttgatgagagAAGGATTGAGCATGTCCAAAGACATCGGTGTAGACGAGGAGTTGGcagaggtggaagaagagattcGTGCTCAGAACATCAACTCTCACATGGAAAATGCTGAGTCTGGAGGTGTTTCTACCTTCACCAAATCTTGGTACCTGAAGGGGGTCGAACAGTTCAACGATTTGGCCGCCTTCTTATTGTCACCGGTATTCATCCAGGTGTTTGTGATGACGTTTTTGGGTGAATGGGGAGACAGATCACAAATTGCAACCATTGCATTGGCAGCCGGATCAGATTATTGGTATGTCATCATTGGAGCCATCATCGGTCACGGGGTGTGTACATTTGCAGCCTGTGCCGGAGGTaagttgttggccaaaaagatCTCCATGAGAACCGTCACGTTGGGAGGGGCTATAGCCTTCTTTGTGTTCTCCATCTTGTATTTGTACGAGGCTGTATATGGATTTGAGTAG
- the MED8 gene encoding mediator of RNA polymerase II transcription subunit 8 (EggNog:ENOG503P4GW; COG:K) produces the protein MDSLEATRNRLNQVHISLRKLSDQINYNIRFTGKTRLPTYGQFQSQFHVLITQLHSITSILENNQDILDHTNAYPLPLFPTSQHEGLATTLLRKKPLPEVEKWIDEAIEHSKSLNINSQADDEFSQWCSAKIQEIKEDFQFYGFLSTEELEYLETEEGKKEASAKKEAERQREDVEMGVTTGKKALHPNQVLKFMCQGKIE, from the coding sequence ATGGACTCCCTAGAAGCTACAAGAAACAGGTTAAACCAGGTCCATATATCACTCAGAAAGCTCTCTGACCAGATAAACTACAATATAAGGTTCACAGGAAAGACGCGGTTGCCCACGTATGGCCAGTTCCAAAGCCAATTCCATGTTCTTATCACCCAGCTCCACTCGATCACCAGCATCCTAGAAAACAACCAGGACATCTTGGACCACACCAACGCATACCCGCTCCCATTGTTTCCAACCTCCCAGCATGAGGGGCTCGCCACCACGCTTTTGCGGAAGAAGCCGTTGCCAGAGGTGGAAAAATGGATAGATGAAGCCATTGAGCACAGCAAGTCTCTCAATATCAACAGTCAAGCTGACGATGAATTCTCCCAATGGTGCTCGGCCAAGATCCAAGAGATCAAGGAGGACTTCCAATTCTACGGGTTTTTGTCGACGGAGGAGCTCGAGTATCTCGAGACTGAAGAAGGGAAAAAGGAGGCTCTGGCCAAAAAGGAAGCAGAGAGACAACGAGAAGATGTGGAAATGGGTGTCACCACTGGTAAGAAGGCACTACATCCCAACCAGGTTTTGAAGTTTATGTGCCAGGGGAAAATCGAATAG
- a CDS encoding uncharacterized protein (EggNog:ENOG503PXTH; COG:S), with the protein MIRKNYSLAAELKKQESKKQNKIRARQKQQHSLDKLKNTDPIALYKKIQRLKENSLDKQDKYLKGLEADWQFILKNGLHKDKVEGFLKTVEKESAEREVLRNKLWGSQSVYFNPELNPLGKVPDPQRLPPGITTPIGNHTLPLKPTLKKTYAPDPIIEQLNITPPEGAPPQFYKQVYNTGRHHVTSIESDDPPKRFRSL; encoded by the coding sequence ATGATTCGTAAGAACTATAGTTTGGCAGCCGAGCTCAAAAAGCAGGAGAGTAAGAAGCAGAACAAGATACGGGCCCGCCAGAAGCAACAGCACAGCTTGGATAAATTGAAAAACACCGATCCCATAGCTCTTTATAAGAAGATTCAGAGACTCAAGGAGAACTCTCTAGACAAACAGGATAAGTATCTCAAAGGCTTGGAGGCAGACTGGCAGTTCATTCTCAAGAACGGGCTCCACAAGGacaaagttgaaggttTCTTAAAGACAGTTGAAAAGGAGCTGGCTGAAAGGGAAGTACTACGAAACAAGCTTTGGGGTCTGCAATCGGTATACTTCAACCCTGAGTTGAACCCTTTGGGAAAGGTTCCCGACCCTCAGAGACTACCACCGGGTATAACTACACCCATTGGGAACCATACTCTCCCGCTAAAACCAACTTTAAAAAAGACATATGCTCCCGATCCCATAATCGAGCAGCTCAACATTACACCACCAGAAGGTGCACCACCTCAATTCTATAAACAAGTCTACAACACCGGCAGACACCACGTCACGAGCATCGAATCCGATGACCCCCCGAAACGATTTCGCCTGCTTTAG